One window of Microtus pennsylvanicus isolate mMicPen1 chromosome X, mMicPen1.hap1, whole genome shotgun sequence genomic DNA carries:
- the Cnga2 gene encoding cyclic nucleotide-gated channel alpha-2: protein MTEKPNGVKSSPANNHNHHPPPSIKANGKDDHRTGSRPQSVALDDDTSSELQRLAEMDTPRRGRGGFRRIVRLVGVIRDWANKNFREEEPRPDSFLERFRGPELQTVTTHQGDGKGDKDGDGKGTKKKFELFVLDPAGDWYYRWLFVIAMPVLYNWCLLVARACFSDLQRNYFVVWLVLDYFSDTVYIADVFIRLRTGFLEQGLLVKDPKKLRDNYIHTLQFKLDVASIIPTDLIYFAVGIHSPEVRFNRLLHFARMFEFFDRTETRTSYPNIFRISNLVLYILVIIHWNACIYYAISKSIGFGVDTWVYPNITDPEYGYLAREYIYCLYWSTLTLTTIGETPPPVKDEEYLFVIFDFLIGVLIFATIVGNVGSMISNMNATRAEFQAKIDAVKHYMQFRKVSKEMEAKVIKWFDYLWTNKKTVDEREVLKNLPAKLRAEIAINVHLSTLKKVRIFQDCEAGLLVELVLKLRPQVFSPGDYICRKGDIGKEMYIIKEGKLAVVADDGVTQYALLSAGSCFGEISILNIKGSKMGNRRTANIRSLGYSDLFCLSKDDLMEAVTEYPDAKKVLEERGREILMKEGLLDENEVAASMEVDVQEKLEQLETNMETLYTRFARLLAEYTGAQQKLKQRITVLETKMKQNHEDDYLSDGINTPEAAADE, encoded by the exons ATGACCGAAAAGCCCAATGGTGTGAAGAGCTCTCCAGCTAATAACCACAACCATCACCCTCCGCCTTCCATTAAGGCCAATGGCAAAGATGACCACAGAACAGGTAGCAG ACCACAGTCTGTGGCGCTTGATGATGACACTTCCTCAGAACTGCAAAGGCTGGCAGAGATGGATACCCCAcggagggggaggggtggcttCCGAAG GATTGTTCGCCTGGTGGGGGTCATCAGAGACTGGGCCAACAAGAATTTCCGTGAGGAGGAACCAAGGCCTGATTCATTCCTAGAGCGTTTCCGTGGGCCTGAGCTCCAGACTGTGACAACACATCAGGGGGATGGCAAAGGCGACAAGGACGGCGATGGAAAGGGCACCAA GAAGAAGTTTGAGCTGTTTGTCTTGGACCCAGCTGGAGACTGGTATTACCGCTGGTTGTTTGTCATTGCCATGCCTGTTCTTTACAACTGGTGCCTGCTGGTGGCCAG AGCCTGCTTCAGTGATCTCCAGAGAAACTATTTTGTGGTGTGGCTGGTGCTGGACTACTTCTCAGACACTGTCTACATTGCAGACGTCTTCATCCGACTGCGCACAG GCTTCCTAGAACAGGGACTCCTGGTCAAAGACCCCAAGAAATTGCGTGACAACTATATCCACACCTTGCAGTTCAAACTCGATGTGGCTTCCATCATCCCCACTGACCTCATCTATTTTGCTGTGGGTATCCACAGCCCTGAGGTGCGCTTCAACCGTCTGTTGCACTTTGCCCGTATGTTTGAGTTCTTTGACCGCACTGAGACACGCACCAGCTACCCCAACATCTTTCGAATCAGCAATCTGGTCCTCTACATCTTGGTCATCATCCATTGGAATGCCTGCATTTACTATGCCATCTCCAAATCCATCGGCTTTGGGGTTGACACCTGGGTATACCCAAACATTACTGACCCTGAGTATGGCTACCTGGCTAGGGAATACATTTACTGTCTTTACTGGTCGACACTGACCCTCACCACCATTGGAGAGACACCACCCCCTGTAAAGGATGAAGAGTACCTCTTTGTCATCTTTGACTTCCTGATCGGTGTCCTCATCTTTGCCACTATTGTGGGAAATGTGGGCTCCATGATCTCCAACATGAATGCCACACgagcagagttccaggccaagatTGACGCTGTCAAACACTACATGCAGTTCCGAAAGGTCAGCAAAGAAATGGAAGCTAAGGTCATCAAATGGTTTGACTACTTGTGGACCAATAAGAAGACAGTAGATGAACGAGAAGTTCTCAAAAACCTGCCAGCAAAGCTCAGGGCTGAGATAGCCATTAATGTCCACTTGTCCACCCTGAAGAAAGTACGCATATTTCAGGATTGTGAGGCTGGCCTGCTGGTGGAACTGGTACTGAAGCTTCGTCCCCAGGTCTTCAGTCCTGGGGATTATATTTGTCGTAAGGGGGACATTGGCAAGGAAATGTACATCATCAAGGAGGGCAAGCTGGCAGTAGTAGCCGATGATGGTGTGACTCAGTATGCCTTGCTCTCAGCTGGGAGCTGCTTTGGAGAGATTAGCATCCTTAACATTAAGGGCAGCAAAATGGGCAATCGGCGCACTGCCAATATCCGTAGCCTGGGTTACTCAGATCTCTTCTGCTTGTCCAAGGATGATCTCATGGAAGCTGTGACTGAGTACCCTGATGCCAAGAAAGTCCTTGAGGAGAGGGGTCGGGAGATCCTGATGAAGGAAGGTCTGCTGGATGAGAATGAGGTGGCCGCCAGCATGGAGGTAGATGTTCAGGAGAAGTTGGAGCAACTGGAGACAAACATGGAGACCTTGTACACTCGCTTTGCCCGCCTGCTGGCTGAGTACACGGGGGCCCAGCAGAAGCTCAAGCAACGCATCACAGTGCTGGAGACCAAGATGAAACAGAACCATGAGGACGATTACCTATCAGATGGAATAAATACCCCCGAGGCAGCTGCTGATGAATAG